The genomic window tgctccatgataatgcaccatcgcatacagcaaaaccggtcaaggaaacgatcgaagcgttcagttgggaaatactttcgcacgcggcttactcaccagacttggctccgttcgattactatttatttgtatcgatgggacacgcacttTCTGACCAGCACTTCGCTTCTTACGAAAATGGCTCGATGACTGGTTTGCCTAAAAAGAGACACAGTTTTTTTGACGTGGCATCCACCAATAGCCAGACAggtgggaaaaatgtatagctagcgatgggcaatacttcgaataaaatatttttaatcattttcatacaataaacgtgtattttctatataaaaattccggtttcatatttacatacctgGTACAATAATGAGTCATGAAAAAGATAAACCCATGTAAAAGACAAGATTGAATGAGGTATATTCTTATACCAGTAATATATCAGTTAGCAGAGATAGCTGGTCCTAATTGCctcattaatttgtaacattcttGAAGTCTCTTTATATCTCCTACCCTCTCAAGAGTTTTAGCAGCTTCTGCAAGCATGCCTGCACGTTCTCCAGGAGAGGCTAATAATAGTGGAGGTAAATGTCGGCAAGCTAAACATAAAGCTACCGCGTGTTCTCTTTCTCCAGTATATTGATCTTGTGAACGATCTTTTCCACGGATAATTGAAGAACGTGAATTTCTGTGATGTAAGCTACGGTCTAACGATATTTGAGTTTTCACTGGTGTTGCTCCCGCCATTATACGTGTTGTGGCTTCATAAACAAATACTCTTGCTAAAGTAGACTAAAAAGTACGTGACAAttgttaaaaacaataattaacttataaattataatattagaaaatatatataaacttacTGGAATATGTTGACATAATTGTCTCAAACAAGCTAAATCACGTTGAAAACCTCCAAGAGATATATTTGtagttaatttttctaaatcgttATCTAATTCCTGCCAAAGTGTAGTTCGCATTTCAAGTAACCAATCACAAATCCACAATTGAGTAAGCTAAAACAATAATCAAagctaataagaaaattattattaattttgtagatttgaTTGATTTGTTGGATTCAGGAGCTGTTAAATGCTATCTATCCCTAAGAAAAAGTTTTGATTCCATTTTCTACCAtcctgtaaaatattataagccaaattcttagaaatcatttcatttctttttaaattaaggaCAAAGGAGTTGATAAATCATCtggtatgtaaaaaattttttaggaAGACTACTATACATAGGTAAAGAGAAtccctttaatttcaaatggaGTGAGAtattaacatttctttattcaaagagctcttattaaatatttataatatttaatatttatcttattaaatatatataagaataatatttaacttgaatattttttgactTTGCACAGTTAAAGAGTTATGGTAAAAAATACGTGTTTCTCTCAAGAGAAACTCCAGAAGGTaaacagagaagaaaggaggggaaaaatatatgtataaatgtattccaaagtgaaaattattttaataaatgtttaaaatgatGTCTTTAGATTTCTAAACACCTATTAAGTCTTTCATAAATACTGTTTTAAGCATTTCATAGCGTTAATGAAATAACCAATGTGTATGCGCAGTAAATACttttaagtttatattttcctttattgtaggatatattaaatatttaatcatcatATGAGAAGATGATTAAATAGTACGGTTCATCTctctaaagaatttaaaatttacattgttcataaaatatttcaagaaattacctttctattatcaaacaaataggtaaaaaaatatgtttataaaaagagttgaaatatattcttgtCTCTAAATGTATCTAGAACtgcattgaattatttattaaatctctttaattgtgcagaataaaaagaaatgttttaagtAAATGTTACTCTGTTTGATATGAGTTAcctaaacgaagaaaatgcaTTTAAGATAAATGAAGGAGGCTGCCTTTAAACTTTTCTTAGTAgtcttaaaaaaattgattgcaCTCCAAATGATTACCCCGCTATCACGTTTAAtttaggaaagaaagaaaatatgtacaatagtttataagaaaacagtctataacattttatttcgtctaccctgtatatatatatttatctaccaCATATGACGCTGAGACCTGCCACAGGAGTTTCACTCTAGAAGTACTGCATAGTTATATTTCATGCAATGCCACTAGAGTGCTCACTTGTAACAAGTaagcaattgcataaatatatgcataaaaactattgttaccagacaagcgttcagttgggaaatactttcgcacgcggcttactcaccagacttggctccgttcgattactatttatttgtatcgatgggacacgcactgtatatatataaatatttatccaccTCATATGACGCTGAGACCTGCCACAGGAGTTGCATTGTAGAAGTATTGCATAGTCATATTTCATGCAACACAGCTACTATACAGACTTGTAGCAAGTaagcaattgcataaatatatgcataaaaactattgttaccagacaagcgttcagttgggaaatactttcgcacgcggcttactcaccagacttggctccgttcgattactatttatttgtatcgatgggacacgcactgtatatatataaatatttatccaccTCATATGACGCTGAGACCTGCCACAGGAGTTGCATTGTAGAAGTATTGCATAGTCATATTTCATGCAACACAGCTACTATACAGACTTGTAGCAAGTaagcaattgcataaatatatgcataaaaactattgttaccagacaagcgttcagttgggaaatactttcgcacgcggcttactcaccagacttggctccgttcgattactatttatttgtatcgatgggacacgcacttTCTGACCAGCACTTCGCTTCTTACGAAAATGGCTCGATGACTGGTTTGCCTAAAAAGAGACACAGTTTTTTTGACGTGGCATCCACCAATAGCCAGACAggtgggaaaaatgtatagctagcgatgggcaatacttcgaataaaatatttttaatcattttcatacaataaacgtgtattttctatataaaaattccggtttcatatttacatacctgGTACAATAATGAGTCATGAAAAAGATAAACCCATGTAAAAGACAAGATTGAATGAGGTATATTCTTATACCAGTAATATATCAGTTAGCAGAGATAGCTGGTCCTAATTGCctcattaatttgtaacattcttGAAGTCTCTTTATATCTCCTACCCTCTCAAGAGTTTTAGCAGCTTCTGCAAGCATGCCTGCACGTTCTCCAGGAGAGGCTAATAATAGTGGAGGTAAATGTCGGCAAGCTAAACATAAAGCTACCGCGTGTTCTCTTTCTCCAGTATATTGATCTTGTGAACGATCTTTTCCACGGATAATTGAAGAACGTGAATTTCTGTGATGTAAGCTACGGTCTAACAATATTTGAGTTTTCACTGGTGTTGCTCCCGCCATTATACGTGTTGTGGCTTCATAAACAAATACTCTTGCTAAAGTAGACTAAAAAATACGTGACAAttgttaaaaacaataattaacttataaattataatattagaaaatatatataaacttacTGGAATATGTTGACATAATTGTCTCAAACAAGCTAAATCACGTTGAAAACCTCCAAGAGATATATTTGtagttaatttttctaaatcgttATCTAATTCCTGCCAAAGTGTAGTTCGCATTTCAAGTAACCAATCACAAATCCACAATTGAGTAAGCTAAAACAATAATCAAagctaataagaaaattattattaattttgtagatttgaTTGATTTGTTGGATTCAGGAGCTGTTAAATGCTATCTATCCCTAAGAAAAAGTTTTGATTCCATTTTCTACCAtcctgtaaaatattataagccaaattcttagaaatcatttcatttctttttaaattaaggaCAAAGGAGTTGATAAATCATCtggtatgtaaaaaattttttaggaAGACTACTATACATAGGTAAAGAGAAtccctttaatttcaaatggaGTGAGAtattaacatttctttattcaaagagctcttattaaatatttataatatttaatatttatcttattaaatatatataagaataatatttaacttgaatattttttgactTTGCACAGTTAAAGAGTTATGGTAAAAAATACGTGTTTCTCTCAAGAGAAACTCCAGAAGGTaaacagagaagaaaggaggggaaaaatatatgtataaatgtattccaaagtgaaaattattttaataaatgtttaaaatgatGTCTTTAGATTTCTAAACACCTATTAAGTCTTTCATAAATACTGTTTTAAGCATTTCATAGCGTTAATGAAATAACCAATGTGTATGCGCAGTAAATACttttaagtttatattttcctttattgtaggatatattaaatatttaatcatcatATGAGAAGATGATTAAATTGTACGGTTCATCTctctaaagaatttaaaatttacattgttcataaaatatttcaagaaattacctttctattatcaaacaaataggtaaaaaaatatgtttataaaaagagttgaaatatattcttgtCTCTAAATGTATCTAGAACtgcattgaattatttattaaatctctttaattgtgcagaataaaaagaaatgttttaagtAAATGTTACTCTGTTTGATATGAGTTAcctaaacgaagaaaatgcaTTTAAGATAAATGAAGGAGGCTGCCTTTAAACTTTTCTTAGTAgtcttaaaaaaattgattgcaCTCCAAATGATTACCCCGCTATCATGTTTAAtttaggaaagaaagaaaatatgtacaatagtttataagaaaacagtctataacattttatttcgtctaccctgtatatatatatttatctaccaCATATGACGCTGAGACCTGCCACAGGAGTTTCACTCTAGAAGTACTGCATAGTTATATTTCATGCAATGCCACTAGAATGCTAACTTGTAACAAGTaagcaattgcataaatatatgcataaaaactattgttaccagacaagcgttcagttgggaaatactttcgcacgcggcttactcaccagacttggctccgttcgattactatttacttgtatcgatgggacacgcactgtatatatataaatatttatccaccACATATGACGCTGAGACCTGCCACAGGAGTTGCATTGTAGAAGTATTGCATAGTCATATTTCATGCAACACAGCTACTATGCAGACTTGTAACAAGTaagcaattgcataaatatatgcataaaaactattgttaccAGACACCTTTAATTTTGTgagaattaaacaatatacttaaagttactacatatataattcattatttgatcattttcttttgttttatgaaaaaaagtgtaatgatattcattttgagaagataaataacataaaaacagatttttcaaaaatcataaatttcaaaaaatataaaaaaaattaaatattttatttccgtatTCGAatcatatgttatataatttattacttcataatttctaaatttattatctgtgtaaaataaaagcattgcaaaaagatataagtaattataataatttttgtataaaagaattgaatatattaatatattataaacataatatttaaatatcttaccaAAACGTTTTGGGATGACTGTTGcttgcaattataataaaccaAACATTGTTCAAGCAATATTCCTGCCTGATCAATAAAACGCACAGAGACTGATTTAGTAGTCGCTTTTGTTGCTTGCAAagcatttaaataatatatggtAGTGGactaatactattattattattgcaaagttgataacatttttcataaggAAATTTGCTTTCAACAATGCTCCATGCTTGTGAATcgtcttctttcaatttccaaCATGCTGCTAGATATATAACTGCTCCCCACCATAATCCAATTTCATCTTCGCAATCTAAAACATTGATTCaccaaattctatttattagttaaagaaaaaaaaggaagaaagaaatttaatgccATCCAATACCACCAATGAACTCATTAAacaagatattatttaaacttaCGTGTAACTGTAACTTTGTCAGTACATAAAAATCCAGCATCTATTCCAGCAGAAACCATAATAGTTTGTCCATATTCTAATATTGAAGATAAATGAGCATCTCCAACAGTACCGGTTAAAATACGTAAACAATGTCCGATTAAATAATCTCTATATGCACGTGAAGCATACGATAAAGGATCAGCTTTACCAGTTGATATCAGCTTTACCACCGACATCGGCTACAAGAACAAATCGCTATGGACGGAAAACGATGCTCTGTGTTTGGTGGGATCAGAAGGATGTGATCTATCATGAGCTGTTAAAACCtggcgaaaccgttaatactgagcgctaccgacaacaaacgatcgatttgaatcgagctttgcgtgaaaaacgaccagaatatgaaaaaaggcaacacaaagtaattttgctccatgataatgcaccatcgcatacagcaaaaccggtcaaggaaacgatcgaagcgttcagttgggaaatactttcgcacgcggcttactcaccagacttggctccgttcgattactatttatttgtatcgatgggacacgcacttTCTGACCAGCACTTCGCTTCTTACGAAAATGGCTCGATGACTGGTTTGCCTAAAAAGAGACACAGTTTTTTTGACGTGGCATCCACCAATAGCCAGACAggtgggaaaaatgtatagctagcgatgggcaatacttcgaataaaatatttttaatcattttcatacaataaacgtgtattttctatataaaaattccggtttcatatttacatacctgGTACAATAATGAGTCATGAAAAAGATAAACCCATGTAAAAGACAAGATTGAATGAGGTATATTCTTATACCAGTAATATATCAGTTAGCAGAGATAGCTGGTCCTAATTGCctcattaatttgtaacattcttGAAGTCTCTTTATATCTCCTACCCTCTCAAGAGTTTTAGCAGCTTCTGCAAGCATGCCTGCACGTTCTCCAGGAGAGGCTAATAATAGTGGAGGTAAATGTCGGCAAGCTAAACATAAAGCTACCGCGTGTTCTCTTTCTCCAGTATATTGATCTTGTGAACGATCTTTTCCACGGATAATTGAAGAACGTGAATTTCTGTGATGTAAGCTACGGTCTAACAATATTTGAGTTTTCACTGGTGTTGCTCCCGCCATTATACGTGTTGTGGCTTCATAAACAAATACTCTTGCTAAAGTAGACTAAAAAATACGTGACAAttgttaaaaacaataattaacttataaattataatattagaaaatatatataaacttacTGGAATATGTTGACATAATTGTCTCAAACAAGCTAAATCACGTTGAAAACCTCCAAGAGATATATTTGtagttaatttttctaaatcgttATCTAATTCCTGCCAAAGTGTAGTTCGCATTTCAAGTAACCAATCACAAATCCACAATTGAGTAAGCTAAAACAATAATCAAagctaataagaaaattattattaattttgtagatttgaTTGATTTGTTGGATTCAGGAGCTGTTAAATGCTATCTATCCCTAAGAAAAAGTTTTGATTCCATTTTCTACCAtcctgtaaaatattataagccaaattcttagaaatcatttcatttctttttaaattaaggaCAAAGGAGTTGATAAATCATCtggtatgtaaaaaattttttaggaAGACTACTATACATAGGTAAAGAGAAtccctttaatttcaaatggaGTGAGAtattaacatttctttattcaaagagctcttattaaatatttataatatttaatatttatcttattaaat from Bombus pascuorum unplaced genomic scaffold, iyBomPasc1.1, whole genome shotgun sequence includes these protein-coding regions:
- the LOC132915894 gene encoding sterol regulatory element-binding protein 2-like, which encodes MRTTLWQELDNDLEKLTTNISLGGFQRDLACLRQLCQHIPSTLARVFVYEATTRIMAGATPVKTQISLDRSLHHRNSRSSIIRGKDRSQDQYTGEREHAVALCLACRHLPPLLLASPGERAGMLAEAAKTLERVGDIKRLQECYKLMRQLGPAISAN
- the LOC132915895 gene encoding sterol regulatory element-binding protein 1-like → MSVVKLISTGKADPLSYASRAYRDYLIGHCLRILTGTVGDAHLSSILEYGQTIMVSAGIDAGFLCTDKVTVTHCEDEIGLWWGAVIYLAACWKLKEDDSQAWSISTTIYYLNALQATKATTKSVSVRFIDQAGILLEQCLVYYNCKQQSSQNVLLTQLWICDWLLEMRTTLWQELDNDLEKLTTNISLGGFQRDLACLRQLCQHIPSTLARVFVYEATTRIMAGATPVKTQILLDRSLHHRNSRSSIIRGKDRSQDQYTGEREHAVALCLACRHLPPLLLASPGERAGMLAEAAKTLERVGDIKRLQECYKLMRQLGPAISAN
- the LOC132915884 gene encoding sterol regulatory element-binding protein 2-like; this translates as MRTTLWQELDNDLEKLTTNISLGGFQRDLACLRQLCQHIPSTLARVFVYEATTRIMAGATPVKTQILLDRSLHHRNSRSSIIRGKDRSQDQYTGEREHAVALCLACRHLPPLLLASPGERAGMLAEAAKTLERVGDIKRLQECYKLMRQLGPAISAN